One segment of Candidatus Melainabacteria bacterium DNA contains the following:
- a CDS encoding acetyl-CoA carboxylase biotin carboxylase subunit, translated as MFKKILIANRGEIAVRVIAACRELGVQTVAIFSEPDRESRHVQLSDEQWRLEGQPARVYLDHAQILDIARKAGVDAVHPGYGFLSENAEFAQACLDAGIKFIGPTPAVIRAMGSKVEARRAMEAAGVPVVPGTTDPVTDPKIVKELATKYGYPVAIKASAGGGGRGLKVVRNEQEVENALSSAQREGQSYFGSNEVYVEKYLDASRHIEVQVLGDEHGNVIHLGERDCSSQRRHQKLLEESPAVKLGAEVRKRLLEAAVRGAASLKYSSAGTLEFLVSGDEFYFLEVNTRVQVEHPITELVTGVDIVKEQILVADGNKLSLTQDDVEFRGHAIEFRINAEDALKNFMPSPGVVHTYAEPRLPWTRIDSACYQGYQILPFYDSLLAKLIVWGRDREEAIVRGKLALNSYDIKGVATTIPFQLAILDDSKFRAGEMTTKYVEAELIKDFIARHQALAATASSAGQAEKKTNDSSPSLNSDSSSKTTRSFEVEVNQKIYKVAVTDTSPAPVAAAGNSRAAVAAPVPARAARPMPERASRKSAQSSGSGEVRTSMNGLVKDLFVKVGDTVSVGQKIALFEAMKMEQEILAATAGKVSSIDVKPGDTVESQALLMVISPN; from the coding sequence ATGTTCAAGAAAATATTAATTGCTAACCGCGGTGAGATTGCAGTGCGCGTTATAGCGGCTTGTCGAGAATTAGGCGTACAGACTGTCGCCATCTTTTCTGAACCCGACCGCGAGTCGAGGCACGTGCAACTTTCTGATGAGCAGTGGCGGTTGGAAGGTCAGCCGGCTCGCGTATATCTTGATCATGCTCAGATTCTTGATATTGCCAGAAAAGCCGGAGTCGATGCTGTGCATCCAGGTTACGGCTTCCTCTCTGAAAATGCCGAGTTTGCCCAGGCTTGTCTGGACGCGGGCATCAAGTTTATCGGGCCGACCCCTGCTGTAATCAGAGCAATGGGCTCGAAAGTGGAAGCCCGTCGAGCCATGGAAGCAGCCGGAGTGCCGGTAGTTCCGGGTACCACCGATCCAGTCACAGATCCGAAGATTGTGAAGGAGCTTGCCACTAAATATGGTTACCCTGTCGCTATTAAGGCTAGTGCCGGTGGTGGTGGCAGAGGTCTGAAAGTCGTTCGCAACGAGCAGGAAGTGGAGAACGCACTGTCCTCAGCTCAGCGCGAAGGACAGAGCTATTTTGGCAGCAACGAGGTTTATGTCGAAAAGTATCTGGATGCTTCGCGTCACATCGAAGTGCAGGTGCTTGGAGATGAGCATGGTAACGTCATCCATCTTGGTGAGCGCGATTGTTCGAGCCAGAGACGCCACCAGAAGCTGCTCGAAGAAAGCCCGGCTGTCAAACTGGGGGCTGAAGTGCGTAAACGCTTACTGGAAGCGGCTGTCAGAGGTGCTGCCTCGCTGAAGTATAGCTCTGCCGGTACGCTGGAGTTTCTTGTCAGTGGTGACGAATTCTATTTTCTGGAAGTCAACACTCGCGTTCAAGTTGAGCATCCCATCACGGAATTAGTCACAGGCGTCGATATAGTTAAAGAGCAGATTCTGGTTGCCGATGGAAACAAGCTTTCTCTTACTCAAGACGATGTCGAGTTTCGTGGACATGCGATTGAATTTCGAATCAACGCTGAAGATGCATTGAAGAATTTCATGCCCAGCCCGGGCGTTGTACACACTTATGCCGAGCCCCGACTTCCCTGGACTCGCATCGATAGCGCGTGCTATCAGGGCTATCAGATATTGCCTTTCTACGATTCACTGCTGGCTAAGTTGATCGTCTGGGGCCGAGACAGAGAAGAAGCGATTGTTCGAGGCAAGCTCGCTCTGAACAGCTACGACATCAAGGGAGTAGCAACAACGATTCCGTTTCAGTTGGCAATTCTTGATGATTCAAAATTTCGCGCCGGTGAGATGACCACGAAATATGTCGAGGCCGAGTTGATCAAAGATTTTATCGCCAGGCATCAGGCGCTCGCCGCCACTGCCAGTAGCGCCGGTCAAGCTGAAAAAAAAACAAATGACTCTTCGCCCTCTCTGAATAGTGATTCATCGTCAAAAACCACGCGTAGTTTTGAGGTGGAAGTAAATCAGAAGATATATAAGGTGGCTGTGACTGATACCTCGCCAGCTCCGGTTGCGGCGGCAGGAAACAGCAGGGCCGCGGTGGCCGCACCAGTACCAGCACGAGCTGCTCGCCCGATGCCCGAACGCGCGTCCAGGAAATCTGCTCAATCGTCAGGCTCGGGAGAAGTGCGCACTTCTATGAATGGTCTTGTTAAGGATCTGTTTGTCAAAGTCGGCGATACCGTTTCGGTGGGGCAGAAGATTGCTCTTTTCGAAGCAATGAAGATGGAACAGGAGATACTCGCTGCCACCGCCGGTAAGGTCTCCAGCATTGATGTGAAGCCTGGTGATACCGTTGAATCGCAAGCTTTGCTCATGGTTATATCACCAAACTGA
- a CDS encoding 3-hydroxybutyryl-CoA dehydrogenase (converts (S)-3-hydroxybutanoyl-CoA to 3-acetoacetyl-CoA): protein MSQASINNVFMAGSGFMGSAIAYLIATKTKATVTLFDISQESLKRAEAAVEKFGKSSVDKGFITAEALAECRGRIKTATSHEAAAEADLVIEAIAEDLQAKRDLFSKLDGICKKEAIFASNTSSLPITSLASATKRSDRFIGMHFFSPAHIMKLLELIPGIDTSAATLESAKAFGNELGKTIITAKDMPGFITTRLGLVLVNEAAFALMEGLSTPQEIDTGMTLGYNHPMGPLALADFIGLDICLHIMETLHEGFGDPKYRPCPLLRQLVSAGHLGRKTGKGFYEYGNAG from the coding sequence ATGTCACAGGCGTCTATCAACAATGTATTCATGGCAGGGAGCGGCTTTATGGGTTCAGCCATAGCCTATCTGATTGCCACCAAAACGAAAGCGACAGTAACTCTGTTCGATATCTCTCAGGAGTCACTGAAGCGCGCCGAAGCAGCCGTCGAGAAGTTCGGCAAAAGTTCGGTAGATAAGGGTTTTATTACAGCCGAAGCTCTGGCTGAGTGTCGAGGTCGCATTAAAACAGCAACCAGTCATGAAGCAGCTGCTGAGGCAGACCTGGTAATCGAAGCAATTGCCGAAGACTTACAAGCCAAAAGAGACTTATTCAGCAAGCTGGACGGCATCTGCAAAAAGGAAGCAATATTCGCCTCGAACACATCGTCTCTGCCGATTACGAGTCTGGCATCGGCAACCAAACGCTCCGATCGTTTCATAGGCATGCACTTCTTCTCGCCCGCTCACATCATGAAACTGCTTGAGCTGATTCCAGGCATCGACACGAGTGCAGCCACGTTAGAAAGCGCCAAAGCATTCGGAAACGAACTCGGTAAGACAATCATTACGGCAAAAGACATGCCGGGCTTCATCACGACGCGTCTGGGTCTTGTGCTCGTTAATGAAGCAGCTTTCGCGTTGATGGAAGGACTTTCAACGCCTCAAGAAATAGATACCGGCATGACACTCGGATACAACCATCCGATGGGGCCGCTGGCACTGGCTGATTTCATTGGGTTAGACATTTGTCTGCACATTATGGAAACCCTGCACGAGGGTTTCGGGGATCCAAAATACAGACCATGTCCTCTTTTGAGGCAGTTGGTCTCAGCCGGTCACTTGGGCCGCAAAACGGGTAAGGGGTTCTACGAATACGGTAACGCCGGATGA
- a CDS encoding glycosyltransferase produces MIFFTFVLVNAVVILFMFSLTVAFYTFLRNVERCKIADQNLPFVSILVPARNEEAKIERCLDSLLAQDYPNFELIVIDDRSTDRTGEIIEAYAKRDSRVKYVQGKDAPSGWIGKCNALAHAVGYASGDWYIFTDADTCHAKSSIRDAVAYSITNKTDLVSFVPMQELGSFWEKLVMPTLLSSFVLGDPFHSVNNPKAKRAYAYGQYIICRRSSYDALGGHQSVRDEIVEDHAIARVFKEKGYKILVADGKTLYSVRMYTDLESMWQGWTKNLYSLIDSHVINLLAIIALLNTVLLTPFIELGVVANMWMQADPSPLLLPISLLVGSQLLILMLWFRLTAEHRAGTTWWHFFWLPFGALSVTWLQIHAAYLVLSGSKVNWKGRQYTVNTSKTIQPNTPKKLDAALDSASLSTDGPD; encoded by the coding sequence ATGATTTTTTTCACTTTTGTTCTCGTCAATGCAGTCGTTATCCTCTTCATGTTTTCGCTTACCGTAGCGTTCTATACGTTTCTACGTAATGTCGAGCGATGCAAAATTGCCGACCAGAATTTGCCTTTTGTCAGCATACTTGTGCCTGCCAGAAACGAAGAAGCAAAAATCGAAAGATGTCTGGACTCATTACTCGCTCAGGATTATCCAAACTTTGAACTGATCGTTATTGACGACAGATCAACAGACCGCACTGGTGAAATAATCGAAGCATATGCCAAACGCGACAGCCGCGTTAAGTATGTGCAAGGCAAAGACGCTCCCTCAGGTTGGATCGGTAAATGCAATGCGCTGGCGCACGCTGTCGGGTATGCGTCAGGCGATTGGTACATCTTCACCGATGCCGATACATGCCATGCAAAATCTTCAATCAGAGATGCCGTGGCTTACTCGATAACGAACAAAACCGATCTGGTCTCGTTTGTGCCGATGCAGGAGCTAGGCAGTTTCTGGGAAAAGCTGGTCATGCCTACATTGCTCAGTTCGTTCGTACTGGGCGACCCATTTCACAGCGTCAATAATCCCAAAGCCAAACGGGCTTACGCCTACGGACAATACATCATCTGCCGCCGTTCATCTTATGATGCACTGGGCGGTCATCAAAGCGTACGTGATGAAATTGTCGAAGACCATGCCATTGCCCGAGTGTTCAAAGAAAAGGGCTATAAAATTCTTGTGGCAGACGGCAAAACTTTGTACAGCGTGCGCATGTATACAGATCTCGAGAGCATGTGGCAGGGCTGGACCAAGAATCTGTATTCATTGATTGATAGCCACGTAATCAATCTGCTCGCCATCATCGCGCTTTTGAATACGGTTCTGTTGACACCGTTTATTGAATTGGGCGTTGTAGCAAATATGTGGATGCAGGCAGATCCATCACCATTGCTTTTGCCTATCAGCCTGCTTGTCGGCTCGCAATTACTTATCCTCATGCTGTGGTTCAGATTGACAGCTGAACACCGCGCCGGCACGACATGGTGGCACTTCTTCTGGCTGCCATTTGGCGCTTTGTCGGTGACGTGGTTACAAATACACGCAGCATACTTAGTTTTGAGCGGCAGCAAGGTCAACTGGAAAGGACGCCAATATACGGTTAATACGTCCAAGACAATTCAGCCAAACACACCCAAGAAGTTGGATGCAGCGCTTGACTCCGCGTCGCTTTCGACCGATGGACCGGATTAG
- a CDS encoding tetratricopeptide repeat protein, whose amino-acid sequence MQRLTPRRFRPMDRIRLQAARFLFATITVCSLNDGLFTAARGSDSYTGDDGTGRTNTGRSYEGDAATRSPVSSGLKKLKGAEYRSEAARTSKKTGFDTEEPEQTLWSKYNVAGRKAMADADYKRASMLFQLALIEAQKTGKDDLNLAATLNNIAELERLTGKYSDAEKAYKRSLSIKEKLLGSDNITVSKTLGNMAVLYALQANYPEAEKLYKKSIAIKEKLLDKDDPSIASGYNNLAALYDREGRFAEAEALYFRCLKVREKVLGENNEDVAVTLGNLGNLYFHEKRYEEAEKYFKKALAIDQKVLGKDHPTTVGISASLAKINMARGNFDQVEAALKKALSVHQSVFGFEHPAVADDLTSLGNYYEQKKQFQEAEHYYKRAMTVRKTTLGAEHPDTIAAVRAYNSILKSLGRTKETANTNGASH is encoded by the coding sequence ATGCAGCGCTTGACTCCGCGTCGCTTTCGACCGATGGACCGGATTAGGTTACAGGCAGCGAGATTTCTTTTCGCGACGATAACCGTCTGCTCGTTAAACGACGGGCTGTTTACGGCAGCACGGGGCAGCGACTCTTACACTGGTGATGATGGTACCGGCAGGACGAACACTGGCAGGTCCTATGAAGGTGATGCTGCGACCCGTTCACCTGTTTCAAGCGGACTCAAGAAGCTCAAAGGAGCTGAATACCGAAGTGAGGCAGCGAGAACCAGCAAGAAAACTGGTTTCGATACGGAGGAGCCAGAACAAACACTCTGGTCAAAGTACAACGTAGCAGGCCGAAAAGCGATGGCAGACGCTGATTACAAGCGAGCGTCGATGCTCTTTCAATTAGCCTTGATTGAAGCTCAGAAGACGGGCAAAGATGACTTAAACCTTGCCGCCACGCTCAATAACATCGCCGAGCTGGAACGGCTGACTGGTAAATACTCAGATGCCGAAAAAGCCTACAAGAGATCGCTTTCAATCAAAGAAAAATTACTTGGATCCGACAACATAACCGTCTCCAAAACACTAGGGAATATGGCTGTCTTGTATGCACTACAAGCAAATTATCCTGAGGCTGAGAAGCTCTATAAAAAATCCATCGCCATCAAAGAAAAGCTTCTCGACAAAGACGATCCAAGCATTGCTTCCGGTTACAACAACTTAGCGGCCTTGTATGACCGGGAGGGACGTTTTGCCGAAGCTGAGGCACTCTACTTTCGATGTTTGAAAGTGCGAGAGAAAGTTCTGGGAGAAAACAACGAAGATGTGGCTGTCACGCTGGGAAACCTTGGCAACTTATACTTCCACGAAAAACGCTATGAGGAAGCCGAAAAATACTTCAAAAAAGCGCTGGCAATCGATCAGAAAGTGTTGGGAAAAGACCATCCTACAACCGTAGGAATCTCAGCCAGTCTAGCCAAAATCAACATGGCTCGGGGTAATTTCGATCAAGTGGAAGCAGCTTTGAAAAAGGCATTGTCAGTGCACCAGTCGGTATTCGGATTCGAGCATCCGGCAGTCGCCGACGACCTTACAAGTCTCGGCAACTACTACGAACAGAAAAAGCAATTTCAGGAAGCGGAGCACTACTATAAGCGAGCGATGACCGTGCGAAAAACGACTCTGGGAGCAGAACATCCCGATACAATTGCAGCTGTCAGAGCCTACAACTCCATTTTAAAATCGCTCGGAAGAACGAAGGAGACGGCGAACACAAACGGTGCCTCCCACTAA
- a CDS encoding rod shape-determining protein — translation MFKGFFRQEIGVDLGTANTLIYLTQKGVVLREPSVVAVDDQTNTVLAVGEEARAMIGRTPVGVTACRPLKDGVIADFKFAEVMLKKFIERVSGNRGFMNPYMAIAVPSGVTSVEKRAIRDAAITAKAGQIYLPEEPMAAAIGAGLPVAEPTGSMIVDIGGGTTEVAVISLSGIVVNESIRIAGDELNDAIVQYLKKVHSLAIGERTSEDIKFRLGSARNSVENDSYEVRGLNLINGLPRTVSISRAEVREALGEPLNQIVEAVRRTLERTPPELAADIFNRGIMLTGGGALLQGLDELISDETEVPVFIADDPLSCVAIGTGRMLSEPTFRRVLEQCISQN, via the coding sequence TTGTTCAAAGGTTTTTTCCGACAAGAAATTGGCGTCGATCTCGGGACTGCAAACACGCTTATATATCTGACCCAGAAAGGCGTCGTCTTGCGGGAGCCGTCTGTTGTCGCTGTTGATGATCAGACAAACACAGTTCTCGCTGTCGGCGAGGAAGCAAGGGCGATGATCGGTCGCACGCCAGTCGGCGTCACGGCATGCCGCCCTCTGAAAGACGGCGTCATTGCCGATTTCAAATTCGCCGAAGTGATGCTCAAAAAGTTTATCGAACGTGTGAGCGGTAATCGCGGCTTCATGAATCCATACATGGCGATTGCCGTGCCGTCCGGCGTCACCAGCGTAGAGAAACGAGCGATCAGAGATGCAGCCATTACAGCTAAAGCTGGTCAGATTTATTTGCCTGAAGAACCGATGGCAGCGGCTATCGGTGCGGGCTTGCCAGTGGCCGAGCCGACCGGCTCGATGATTGTTGACATCGGCGGCGGTACGACTGAAGTTGCTGTTATCAGTCTTTCCGGCATCGTCGTCAATGAATCGATTCGCATTGCAGGCGACGAATTGAACGACGCTATCGTGCAATATCTGAAGAAAGTGCACAGCCTGGCTATCGGCGAACGCACCTCTGAAGACATCAAATTCCGTCTCGGCTCAGCCCGAAACTCAGTTGAAAACGACAGCTACGAAGTACGCGGATTGAACTTAATAAACGGCTTGCCCCGAACAGTTTCCATCAGTCGCGCAGAGGTGCGAGAAGCTCTTGGTGAGCCGCTCAACCAGATAGTCGAAGCAGTGCGACGAACACTGGAACGCACACCACCCGAGTTAGCGGCAGACATCTTCAACAGAGGCATAATGCTTACTGGCGGCGGTGCCTTATTGCAAGGATTGGACGAACTGATATCTGACGAAACTGAAGTGCCGGTTTTCATCGCAGACGACCCGCTTTCGTGCGTTGCTATCGGAACTGGCAGAATGCTGAGCGAACCAACATTCCGCCGCGTTCTCGAGCAGTGTATCTCGCAAAACTGA
- the mreC gene encoding rod shape-determining protein MreC: MGVDTESTAEFVFILVLIWMVAGPISGAVLGAQTWITSIVAKGSYQVESTKNLAQQLLESSEKIKAYETKLAKQELELTRLRQQSQDTNKLRSLLNLKQKSNRKTIAAEVIARNPDNWFSQVVIDKGTINGVKKGSAVITSDGVVGQVVSTTSDASVVRLLTDPDQKLGVVISRIGLTGILSGAYASPAKIDYVPVGTNVDAGDKIMCLGKGGTFPENHPVGIVSAVRRENNGAALQIEVKLSENCYDLSQVLVLPPLE; encoded by the coding sequence ATGGGTGTAGACACGGAATCCACCGCGGAATTCGTGTTCATTCTCGTTCTCATATGGATGGTAGCGGGTCCTATCAGCGGGGCGGTGCTGGGAGCGCAAACATGGATTACCTCGATCGTGGCGAAGGGTTCCTATCAAGTCGAATCAACCAAAAACCTCGCCCAACAACTTCTGGAATCTTCTGAAAAAATCAAAGCCTACGAAACCAAATTGGCCAAGCAAGAGCTCGAGCTGACACGATTGAGACAGCAGTCTCAAGACACAAATAAGCTGCGCAGTCTACTCAATTTGAAGCAGAAGTCAAACCGCAAAACAATTGCGGCAGAAGTAATCGCGCGCAACCCGGATAACTGGTTCAGCCAGGTTGTAATAGACAAAGGCACCATAAATGGTGTCAAAAAAGGTTCTGCCGTAATCACCAGTGACGGCGTCGTCGGACAAGTCGTAAGCACAACCAGCGATGCCAGCGTAGTGCGATTACTAACTGATCCCGATCAAAAACTGGGGGTGGTAATCTCCAGGATAGGACTGACTGGCATTCTTTCTGGTGCTTACGCCAGTCCAGCTAAGATAGACTATGTTCCAGTCGGCACCAACGTTGATGCAGGCGACAAGATCATGTGTCTCGGCAAGGGCGGCACCTTTCCAGAGAACCATCCAGTAGGCATAGTCAGCGCCGTACGCCGCGAAAACAATGGAGCAGCGTTGCAAATCGAAGTAAAGCTTTCTGAGAACTGTTACGATTTAAGCCAGGTACTGGTTTTGCCCCCGCTTGAATAA
- the mreD gene encoding rod shape-determining protein MreD, with protein MALMSVRTQKRIGEIGITALVVCFAWLIQLTVFTQMTFNNVLASLPLTFTILWGSVFGSPLQAPRPNELRISTLGQVIARQALSGSLSGALVGAFFGALFASVIPAYPIAYPLIGWIAGYFTLQNFNQATFLCIPLVFFASIFAETVTALQLAMMGRPDVLQQLSSIAFPEAILNALMAPFIFFPMREWYKFSKERDTVQST; from the coding sequence ATGGCGCTGATGTCGGTTCGCACTCAAAAGCGTATTGGCGAAATTGGAATAACTGCTCTGGTTGTGTGTTTCGCCTGGCTGATTCAACTAACGGTTTTCACACAGATGACCTTCAATAATGTTCTGGCCAGCTTACCCCTCACTTTTACCATCTTATGGGGTTCAGTTTTTGGATCGCCTCTGCAAGCCCCGCGACCAAATGAACTACGCATCAGCACTCTCGGACAGGTAATCGCACGGCAAGCGCTCTCCGGGTCATTGAGCGGCGCCCTGGTCGGCGCATTTTTCGGCGCTCTATTCGCCTCGGTCATCCCCGCCTATCCTATTGCTTATCCGCTGATTGGCTGGATCGCGGGCTATTTCACCTTGCAGAATTTCAATCAAGCTACATTCCTTTGCATTCCTCTGGTGTTTTTTGCGTCCATTTTTGCTGAAACGGTAACGGCACTGCAGCTGGCTATGATGGGTCGTCCGGACGTTTTACAGCAGCTGAGTTCGATCGCTTTTCCAGAAGCAATTCTCAACGCGCTCATGGCACCATTCATATTTTTCCCGATGCGCGAATGGTACAAATTCTCCAAAGAACGTGACACGGTGCAATCGACATGA
- the mrdA gene encoding penicillin-binding protein 2, protein MTQNVLGSQNYNPILKMIVLSVVIAAAVVTLIARLCWLQILQNNYYRNQAIDNSTRVTFLRAPRGTIYDRHGNLLATNKQSLSMIAIPMQIEHAKDLAYRLAKVLDEPPAKVLNVILKAKASHSPVPVVIERDLDVDIVSRFYEQKLFLPGIDILPDISRNYTQGELVGHALGYCGQITQAQLKLRPERHMGDIVGQDGIERLYDVQLRGIDGEQRVRVNAMGQSLSAETSKPVITKEPVPGRSIVTSIDLDLQKTAYQALGARSGAVVAIDPQNGEVLAMVSRPSFDPNVFTRKITPAVWKRINAPDHPLFNRALSGFPPGSIWKAITLLAALENKVVKPDTKLQVSGGISLGGFFFGDWTHSTGLFDLVKCLAWSRDSAFYQMGLKLKPEQIKEWGVKFGAGRTTGLELRHEGMGLVPDSAWKERVYHEKWYPGNTLHMSIGQTYVQVTPAQAARIFAGLGMKGQVPNLHFAIKIGDRQIPPPRPEKVKTHPEYLAVVLAGLKAVVASGTGGATKLGGIEVAGKTGSAEAPPVGSKTHAWFACYAPADKPRIAIAAFVEHGGHGGTTCAPIAKAVLEKFFEIDTASKTAEQSAAAAKPKSTIKPRHH, encoded by the coding sequence ATGACACAGAACGTATTAGGCAGCCAAAATTACAATCCCATCCTCAAGATGATAGTTCTGTCGGTGGTAATCGCAGCGGCTGTTGTCACTCTGATTGCGCGTTTATGCTGGCTGCAAATTTTGCAAAACAACTACTATCGAAACCAGGCCATCGATAATTCGACTCGCGTAACTTTTCTGCGTGCGCCCCGGGGCACTATCTACGACAGACACGGGAATCTGCTTGCGACAAACAAACAATCCCTTTCTATGATTGCGATTCCAATGCAGATAGAACATGCAAAGGATCTGGCTTATCGATTGGCAAAAGTTCTCGACGAGCCACCGGCTAAAGTCTTGAACGTCATATTGAAGGCAAAAGCCTCACATTCGCCGGTGCCCGTGGTCATAGAACGAGACCTTGATGTCGATATTGTAAGCAGATTCTACGAGCAAAAATTGTTCCTACCGGGCATCGATATTCTGCCGGACATCAGCCGCAACTACACACAAGGTGAGTTGGTCGGGCACGCTCTTGGCTATTGTGGTCAAATCACACAGGCACAACTGAAACTTCGTCCAGAAAGACACATGGGAGATATCGTTGGGCAAGACGGCATCGAACGACTCTACGATGTGCAACTTCGCGGTATCGACGGCGAACAACGAGTGCGTGTTAACGCCATGGGACAATCTCTGTCAGCCGAAACTTCTAAACCTGTGATCACGAAAGAACCTGTGCCGGGACGTTCGATCGTCACATCCATAGATCTCGATCTTCAGAAAACCGCATATCAGGCGCTGGGAGCAAGATCGGGCGCAGTGGTGGCCATAGATCCACAAAACGGGGAAGTCCTGGCCATGGTATCGCGCCCCAGTTTCGATCCAAATGTCTTTACAAGAAAAATAACACCGGCTGTTTGGAAACGTATAAACGCACCGGATCACCCCCTCTTTAACCGCGCCCTTTCAGGATTTCCACCCGGGTCGATCTGGAAAGCAATTACGCTTCTGGCAGCATTAGAAAATAAAGTGGTCAAACCGGATACAAAATTGCAAGTTTCTGGCGGTATCAGCCTTGGTGGCTTCTTTTTCGGTGACTGGACTCACTCAACCGGATTGTTTGATCTGGTGAAGTGCCTTGCCTGGTCGCGGGACTCAGCTTTCTATCAGATGGGTCTGAAACTCAAGCCCGAACAGATTAAAGAGTGGGGGGTAAAGTTCGGGGCTGGCCGCACCACCGGTTTAGAGTTGCGACACGAAGGTATGGGTCTGGTTCCAGATTCGGCCTGGAAAGAGCGCGTTTATCACGAGAAATGGTACCCGGGCAATACTTTACACATGTCGATCGGACAAACTTACGTTCAGGTAACACCTGCACAAGCGGCAAGAATATTTGCCGGACTCGGCATGAAAGGACAGGTCCCAAACCTTCACTTTGCTATCAAGATAGGCGATCGTCAAATTCCGCCTCCTCGTCCCGAAAAAGTGAAGACTCACCCTGAATATCTGGCCGTCGTTCTGGCAGGTCTGAAAGCCGTGGTTGCCAGCGGAACAGGTGGAGCCACAAAACTTGGCGGTATCGAAGTAGCTGGGAAAACAGGTTCAGCTGAGGCGCCTCCAGTAGGAAGTAAAACGCACGCATGGTTCGCATGTTACGCGCCAGCCGACAAGCCTCGAATTGCCATTGCCGCATTTGTGGAGCACGGTGGTCACGGTGGAACAACCTGCGCGCCAATTGCTAAAGCAGTGCTGGAGAAGTTTTTCGAAATCGACACAGCTTCTAAAACCGCCGAACAGTCTGCTGCAGCGGCAAAGCCGAAGTCGACTATAAAGCCGAGACATCACTAG
- a CDS encoding ABC transporter permease, translating to MNWRIIWALIVKYAFACSRNNFRVMDIFFWPVMDLLLWGFVTVYMLKVSNAVPTFITFFIAAIILWNVLYRAQQVVSVSFLDDVWSRNLLNIFAAPIRATEYVGASYVMGLIQSTVVLFILGLLAYFVHSLNILTMGLHLGLLFANLILMGWSIGLMTTGCILRWGPPAEALAWAIPGVIQPLSAVFYPISVLPLWLQPFAVCFPASHVFEGMREILAGHSLSSEHLLCAFLLNVLYMALAAFMFKSCLDGARERGSLVKYGT from the coding sequence ATGAACTGGAGAATAATTTGGGCCCTTATTGTTAAATACGCTTTTGCGTGCTCTCGCAACAACTTTCGAGTCATGGATATCTTCTTCTGGCCCGTAATGGACCTTCTTTTATGGGGATTCGTGACTGTATACATGTTGAAAGTCAGCAACGCAGTGCCGACCTTTATCACGTTCTTCATCGCCGCAATTATTTTGTGGAATGTGTTGTATCGTGCTCAACAAGTGGTCAGTGTTTCATTTTTGGACGATGTCTGGTCGAGAAATTTGCTCAACATTTTTGCTGCTCCAATTAGAGCCACCGAATATGTGGGCGCATCCTATGTTATGGGATTAATTCAGTCTACGGTCGTGTTGTTCATATTGGGCCTGCTGGCTTACTTTGTGCATTCCTTGAACATACTGACGATGGGTCTGCACCTCGGACTGTTGTTTGCCAACTTGATCCTCATGGGGTGGTCTATTGGACTGATGACCACGGGCTGCATTTTGAGATGGGGACCACCAGCGGAGGCTCTCGCCTGGGCAATTCCTGGTGTGATTCAGCCTCTGTCTGCGGTCTTCTATCCAATCAGTGTGTTGCCGCTTTGGTTACAACCGTTCGCGGTTTGTTTCCCGGCATCTCACGTATTCGAAGGAATGCGTGAAATATTGGCTGGACACTCTTTGAGCTCGGAACACTTGCTCTGCGCATTTCTGCTCAATGTTCTGTACATGGCACTGGCTGCATTCATGTTCAAATCATGCTTGGATGGCGCTAGAGAACGAGGCTCACTCGTTAAGTATGGCACTTGA